The genomic DNA GATAATTCTTACCACGCATTAAGCGAAATGGTAGAACACATAAAAGATATTTTAAGAGAATTAAAATTACCTTACAGAATTTTACGTTTGTGTGGTGGTGATACTGGTTTTACAGCTGCTTTAACCTTCGATTTTGAATTGTTTTCTACAGCACAAGATAGATGGTTAGAAATTAGTTCTGCTTCTAACTTTGAAACTTTTCAAGCAAATAGATTGAAACTTCGTTTTAAGAATAAAGAAGGCAAAAGTGAATTTGCACATACGTTAAACGGAAGTTCTTTAGCTTTACCACGTGTTTTAGCAGGAATTTTAGAAAACTACCAAACAGCAGACGGAATTAAAATACCAGATGTTTTGGTACCATATTGTGGGTTTGACATGATTAAGTAAGAAAGACTTAGTCATTAATTTTTTGAATGAAAAATAGCTAAACTATAAATTTATAGTTTTAGAAATTTAATACTGTAATTTTAGCATTCAGTCTAAAACGGACTATCTTAAAAACTGCTAACTAGTTAGAAATTACAGCAATCATTAACCTCTTGTATTTATTCATTTCAATAAGTGAGTTTAAATAGGCACTTATTTGTCCGTTTTTCATAAACTCAATTGAGTTGTATTTTGCAGTTTCGTATTGTGTAGAAAAAGTATTCATAATCTTAAAATTTGATTGGTTATTTACTCTATAGACAAGTTTGATGCCAAAATGTTACAAATAGAAAATAAAATACGTTTGGTTTAATAAAATTTTAACATTTATCTTGAGTATCTTTGATTGTGATGAAAAAAATATTTCTACTTATTTTACTAACTATTAATGGTTTAAGTATCGCCCAGAATGCAGCTCAAAAAACGGCACAGAATGAGTATCTCTTAGCAGAAAATTATTTTAGAGAAGGAGAATATGAAAAAGCAACTCAGGTTTTTAAAAAACTGTATGATAGTTCGCCGTTTAATACAACGTATTTAGGACGCTTAATTTCTTGCTATCAAGAAACAGATCAGTTTTTAGAAGCAGAAAACCTACTAAAAAGTAGAATAACCGCGAATAAGAGTCAGGTTTATTTGTACGTGTATTTAGGCTATAATTACGAGAAACAACTTCAAAAAGAAAAAGCACAAGAAAATTATACGCTGGCTTTAAATTCTTTGGATAAAAACCCTGCGTATGGTGGTTTAATTGGAAGACTTTTTAAAGATTTTAACTTGCTAGACGATGCTATTTTAGCGTATGAAAAGGCGATGGAAGTTAATAAAAATGCGAATTATAATTTTCAGATTGCGCAGATTTATGGTGAAAAGGGAGATTTTAAAAAAATGTTTGAATCTTATATTGATTTAGTAGATAAAAATGATCAATACTTTAGTTTGGTACAAAGATATACCAGCAAGTATATTACAGACGATGCTGAAAATGAAGCGAACATTTTATTCAGAAAGACACTTTTAAGAAAGTCTGCAAGCAATCCAAAAGATGCTTGGAACACTTTGTTAAGTTGGTTGTTTACACAGCAAAAAGACTACACAAAGGCGCTTATTCAAGAAAAAGCATTGTATCAAAGAAAACCAGACGATTTAAGTGCCATTTTTACCATCGGGCAAATTGCTTTCAACAACAAGGCTTTTGATGCTTCGCAAGAATGTTTTAATTTTATAATTGAAAAATCTACTACTAAAAGTGAAGTAATTAACGCAAATTTATACCTAGTTAAAATTGCTGTTGCCACCAAGAATCCAGGAACAGAAACTTTATTTCAACATCTTTTTACCACTTTTGGAAAAAATGCAGCAACTGTAAATTTACAAGTAGTTTATGCAGATTTTTTAACTTTTTCAGAAAACAAGCCAGCACAAGCAAACAGCGTTTTAGAGGAAGCTCTTTCTTATGCAAACTCTAAGTTTGACAAAGCAAGAATTAAGTTAAAATTAGGTGATGTTTTAGTATTTACAGGCAAATTTAACAAAGCTCTTATTTATTTTTCGCAAATTCAAACACAATTAAAAAATCACGAATTAGGACAAGAAGCACGGTTTAAAGTAGCACAAACTAGTTATTTTAAAGGTGATTTCGATTGGGCAAAAGCACAACTAAAAGTGTTAAAAAGCTCTACCACACAATTGATTGCAAATGACGCTGTAGATTTATTTTTAAAAATTTCTGATAATGAACCCGTAGATTCTATTCCTTCGGGTTTAAAGCAATTGGCAAATGCAGAATTGTTGGCTTTTCAGAATAAGAATGAAGAAGCTTTAACTGAATTAAATAATTTGTTTGTTAAGAAAGATGTATTTATCAATGGTTTAATTCCTGGTGAAGTAATCTATGATGATGTGTTGTTTTTTCAAGCGAAGTTGCTCATCAAACAGCAAAGGTATAAAGAAGCTATTGCTAGTTTGTCTAAAATTATAGCAGCAGATAATCAAGGTTTTTTAACAGATGATGTTTACTTTATGATGGCAGAAACCTATAATAACAATTTAAAAAACACAGAAAAAGCACAAGAATATTATCAGAAAATAATTTTCGAACATCCTTCTAGTATTTACTTAGTAGATGCTAGAAAAAAATACAGAAAACTAAGAGGAGACAGGGTTTAATAAAATTAAACGTATACACAAATAAACAATTACACAGATTAATATGTACATATACAACGTAACTATAAATATTGATGGAACTGCACATAACGAATGGTTAACTTGGGTTGAGTCTCATATAACAGCTATTTTAAATACAGGTAAATTTACATCAGCAAAACTTACAGAGGTTTTGGTAGAAGAAGAAATGGGCGGTAGAACATACTCTATACAATATGCAGCAAGCTCAAGAGAAGATTTAGATGATTATTATAAACTACATGCAGATGATTTTCGTTTGGCAATCTTAAAGAAATTTGCAGATAAAATGCTGACTTTTAATACAGAATTAAAAATTGTAAACGAGTTTTATCCTACAAGCGTTAGTAATTAGATAGGTTTTTATAAAAACAGAAAAAATATATTAATCTTTGGTTTTTTATTAATTCTTTCAGGAGTTATACTTTCATATATAAAATGGGGAATAGAGCCAGAAGAAACAATTGGTGGCATTCTTAGTGGTTTTGGTACGGTACTAATTATAACATCCTTTACTTTTAAAACGCCTAAAAACTAGCTTCAACACCAATAGAAAATGCGTTTATGTTAGAAACTCCTAATTTATAATGTTCATAACCAGAAGAAATTCTGTAATTCTTTATATTGTATTTTAGTAACAATTTGGTATTTCTAACAGATTTACTATTTACTGTTGCCCATTTATGAGAAGCAACCAAGCTAATAGGTTTTGCTATAAAAAGTTCTCCACCAAACCCCATTAAAAAGCGAGTTTCTTTTACGTCATTAAAAATACGTCTAAAACCTAAGCCAAACCACGCATCGAAACGTTGGGTTCTAATTCTATGGTATTTTAATAAAGTAGAAAACATGTTAAAAGAATCTCTTTTTCCGTTTACTTTTTCGGAAAAAGTGGTGTAATTAATGTCTAAGGCAAATCGTTTCAAAAACCTAAAATCTACTCCAATATCATTACCATATAAATTTTTACTTTCAATTAAAAAATGATTGTAAACATCGAATCTTGTAATGTTATAATTAGTAGCATCTGTATACACAAAATTACCATATTTAGATTCTTTATAAGGATAATTAGAAATTTCTGCTGTACTCATTCTGCCTGCCATTTCCCAAGGAGATTCAAAAACAGCACCATAAACAGTATATGCAGCAGCGTACCATATAATTCTGGCAAACGGATTTTCTATATCATTGCTGTTATTAGTTGTTGAAGTAGAAGACGATTTTGAACGCTTTGCTGATCTTGTTCCTGAACTTTCCGAAGATTTTGTACTTTTTAAACTCTCTTTTGCTTTATCTAGTTTACCGTCTTGAGAAAAACTATAAGAACAAATAAACGCAAATAGTAAGGATAGAATAAGTATTTTTTTTTTCATCTAGGTTGATTTTTAAAAGTCTGAATCAAACAAAAATTATGCCGATTTAACTGTACCTTTGCTTTTAGAAGGATAAAAACAAATATTGTGTCTGTAAAAGCAAAAAAACATTTAGGTCAGCATTTTTTAATGGATGAAAGTATTGCAAAAGATATTGCAGATGCTTTATCTGGAAATGGATATGATGACGTCTTAGAAATTGGTCCAGGAATGGGCGTTTTAACGAAATATTTATTACCAAAAAAAGCAAAAGTTACTGTCATAGAACTAGACAGAGAATCTATTGCTTATTTAAATGATACTTTTCCTTTAGAGCACATCAAATTAGACACTTCTAAAGAGCACTTTTCTATTGTAGAAGGCGATTTTTTAAGGAAAGATATACAAGAAATGTTTCCGAAGAAACAAGTAGCAATTATTGGTAATTTCCCGTATAACATTTCTACTCAAATTGTTTTTAAAGCAATAGAAAACAGAGAATTTGTACCTGAATTTGCAGGTATGTTTCAAAAAGAAGTTGCTAAAAGAATTGCAGAAAAAGAAGGTTCTAAGGTCTACGGAATTATGTCTGTTTTAACACAAGCTTTTTTCGATGTAGAATACCTTTTTACAGTTCCACCAACGGTATTTAATCCACCTCCAAAAGTAGATTCTGGTGTAATAAGACTTATTAGAAAAAAAGATTATTCACTTCCTGTAGATGAAAAAATATTCTTTAGGGTTGTAAAAACGGCATTTAACCAACGTAGAAAAATGCTACGTTCTAGCTTAAAGTCTTTTAATCTCTCGGATTCTTTAAAAGAAGACCCTATATTTGCGAAACGTCCAGAACAATTATCTGTTCAGGATTTTATTTCTCTCACGCAAAAATTAATAGAAAATGGCATTTGAAATTAGTGATGAATTTCTAGAAAAATTAGTTGGCTTTATCTATGAAAACAACGATTCTGAAATAAAACAACTTTTTGAGGAAGTCCATTTTGCAGATATAGCAGAGGTTTTAGACGAAGTAAGTTTTGAGGAAGCTATCTATATTATTAAACTTTTAGATAGCGAAAAAACATCTGAAATTCTAACAGAATTAGATGAAGATACCCGCGAAAAAATTCTAGAAAATTTATCTACAAAAGAAATTGCTCGAGAAATTGGTGAGATGGATTCTGATGATGCTGCAGACATTATTGGAGAACTTTCAGAGGAACGTCAATTACGTGTAATTAACGCCCTAAAAGATGATGAATTAGCGGCAGACATTAAAGAACTATTGTCTTATGAAGATGATACAGCTGGTGCATTAATGGCAAAAGAATTGGTAAAGGTTTATGAAACTTGGACGGTTGCTGGTTGTATGCGTAGAATTAGAGGACAAGCTCAAGAAGTTACCAGAGTACATTCTATTTACGTAGTAGATAAAGAAGATAAATTGGTAGGTAGATTGTCTTTAAAGGATTTAATTATTGCCAAATCAGATCAAAAAATTGCAGACATTTCTAAGTCGAAAGTAGATTCTGTAAATGTGCATGAAGGTGATGAAGAAGTTGCTAAAATTATGGCAAAATACGATTTAGAAGCCATTCCTGTGGTAGATGATAATAACGTTTTATTAGGTAGAATTACTATTGACGATATCTTAGACGTTATTAAAGAAGAGGCAGATAAAGATTACCAAATGGCGGCTGGTTTTTCTCAAGATGTAGAAGCAAATGATACTATTTGGGAACTTACAAAAGCACGTTTACCTTGGTTAATTTTAGCGCTGTTTGGTGGTTTCATTTCCGTTTCTATTTTAGGAAGTTTTAATGGAGCCATGGAAAAACATTTTGAACTCTTCTTTTTTACTCCGTTAATTGCTGCGATGGCAGGAAATGTTGGTGTACAATCTTCTGCTATTATTGTACAAGGTTTGGCAAATGATAGCTTAAAGGGTTCGCTTTTTAAAAGATTGTTAAAAGAAATTTTGCAAGGTTTACTAAATGGTTTTGTATTGGCAACTTTATTAATGTCTGCAGGAATGTTGTTTCTAGGCTTCTCTTTTTCTTTAGGAATTACGGTTGCAGCATCTCTGGTTTCTGTAATTATTATCGCTTCAATTATTGGTACATTTATCCCTATTATTTTGGCAAAAAGAGGAATAGATCCTGCTTTGGCAACAGGTCCTTTTATTACTACTAGTAATGATATTTTAGGAATTTTAATCTATTTTTCTATTGCAAAATTAGTCTTAGGTTTTTAATAACTTCCCTTTTGGAAGCGACTTCATTAATTCTCTTAATTAGTGCTTTTATCTCTTTTTTTTAGGAAATATTCAAGGTATTTATGACTATGCATAAAGCTGTTTTTAGAATTTTAATTTACGCTTTTGTATAACATAAAAAAACCTTTCTGAATTAACAGAAAGGTCTTTTTCTTTTTCTTCTTAACGTTAGAAATAGGCCCCTAATCCTAGATCTGCAATTAGTCCCAATTAATTTATAGATTTTTTAATAAAAAACATCTACACTACAAAAATAGTTTTACTAATTAGAATAATTATACGAAAAACCGTAATTAGAACTGTAGATTTCCGCAAAACCAAGAATTAATCTATAATTCCTAGTTCTTTTGCCTTTAAAATTAAATCTGTATTATTATTTGCGTTTAAATCTGTTCTTAAATTTGCTAATTTTGTTTCGATAGAACGAAGCTTTAAAAGAGAGCCATCATGTTTTGTTATAATACCTTCTAAATTACCAATTTTCGGATGGTTAGGAAGCTCTTTTAACACTTGAATAGCAACATCATCCATTTGTATCTGAACAATGTTTCTTCGCATTATTTTTTGATGAATTTCATGCGTGTAATAAAAGTCGTTTGCTAACATTTTTTGAACAGCGAAACCAATTTCTGTAGCATCACATTTACTTTTTAATAAATATGCATTGGGGTTTAAATTACTAATTACATTGTAAACTCTATTGGTTTCTGTATGACCAGTAATTACACCTATTCTAATATCTATTTCATTGTTTCTAATAGCTTTAATTAGTTCTTCACCTCCATCTAAATTTGTAGCTTCATTACAATTATCGAAACTTAAATCTGTAAATAAGATATGAAAAGGGTTCTTATTTTGATGTGTTTTTATCAACTCAAAAGCGTTATCACAATTATTCGTTGTAACCAACTCAAAATCTCCCACATCTTTTAAAGAGCACAAAATTCCTTGTAGTACTAATTGATGATCATCTGCTATTAAAATTCTAGTTTTATTTGCCACTTTTAGGTATTTCTATATTTATAATTGTTCCTTTTTTTAACTTGCTTTCAATAGAAAAAACACCATTAATTTCTTCAATACGTTCTTGTATATTTTTCAAACCAATTCCTTTTCTTAGACTGTTTACATCAAATCCTATTCCGTTATCTGAAACTGTTAAAAAAACAGCTTTTTTTGTTTCATTAAATGTTAAAGTAATTGCTGTTGCTTGCGCATGTTTTTTAGAATTCTGAATACTTTCTCTAATCGATAAAAATAAAGTTCTTTTAATAGAATTATTTACGGCTTTCCATAAAACACTATCAATTTCTATTATTTTAATTTTAAAGTCAATTTCAAAAAAATCTGAAACAATATTTATTATCTGATCTTTAAAAGGTACTTTATCAAAACTCTCGCTACTTAATTGATGTGATAAATTTCTAACATTTTCCTTTATAACATCCAAACTTTTGGCTGCTTTTAATTGATTTGTTTTTTCCAATTTTAAGTGCAACATACTAATATCTCCTGCAACCTCATCATGTAAAGATTTTGCAATTTGCTGGCGTTCTTTTTCACGAGCTTCAATTTGCTGCATCTTTGCTTCAAAAATCATTTTCTTTCTTCTTATCGAAACAATACTTAGACCAAAACCTATAAACAAAACACTAACTCCGGCAAGTAACCAACCTATTATTTTATGTTGCTTTTCTGTTTCTAATTCTAAATGTTTTCTAGCGTTTTCTTCTTTTAAATACTCATTTTCTATATCTTTCTTTTCGGTTTCATATCTAACTTTAGCAAACTGATTTTTTAAAGATCTTTCTCTAGTAAATAAACTATCGCTTAATTTTATATAATCTTTTAAATACTTTTTAGCAGTTTCTCCTTTAGTAAGCTGTGATAAAAATTCTAAACACTCTAAAACTTGTTTATTATTTCTTGTTTCTTTTCCTAATTCTAAACCTCTCTTTGCATGTTTTTTTGCTAAAGAATATTTTTTATTCTTTAAATACGCTTCTGCTAAAAAACTATGTGAAACACTTTGTGAATAGAGGTTTTTGGTTTTTATTCTACTTTTTAAAACTATTTTATAACCTTCTATTGCTTTTTCTGTTTTTCCTTCTCTAAAGTATACGGCAGATAAGTTTCCTAAAAGAGCTTGGTATTGTTTGGGGTGTTTCGTTTCTAGACTATCAGAGTTTAAGCCTTCCTTAAACAAAGAAGCTGCTTTTTTTAAATTTCCTTCATCTTTATAAGTCATTCCAATATTACTCAATAGGTTTAAGTAATTTTTTTCTCTTCTATGTTTTACAGTATTAAACTTACAAATTTTCTGTGCTTTCAAATAATAAAATCTCGCCTCTTTAGGCTTTTTTAAGTGACCTAACGCATTCCCTAAAGTTTGGTATAAAGAAATTAGTGTTCTATATTTTTTAAGAGGTTCTATATATTTTAAGCCTTCAATAGTTGTTATTTCGCAACCTATGAAATCTAGCTCTTTTACTTGTATAATAGCCATAGATAATAACCTTCTCCCTATTTCAAGAGAATCTTTTAGTGCTATAGAAACATTTTTTGATTTATGGTAATAATAAAAAGTACTATCTAAATTATTTTTGATCTTATGGTTTAAAGCTTCTAGATGATATGCTTTTGCTAGAGAAAAAGAGTCTTTCTTAAGTTGAAAGTGTTTTAGTAATTTATTTTTGGAAAATGTTAGCCCTAAAGTATCTTTTATAAAATAACTTTGTTTTGCGTACTCAATACTTGTTTGCTTTATAAGAGAATCTATTTTTAATTCTTCAGAAAGCAGCACTGCCCTTTTTAAATATGGAAATTTGTCTGCTCCTTTCGCGTTCTTTAAATAAAAAGCAATAGAATCTATATTTTTACCTAATTCTTTTTTTTGAGAAGACACAGAAAGACTTGCTAACAATAAAAAAAACACTATTTTTTTTTGCGCAAAAAATAAGCTCCTTATTTTTTTAAATAATTGGAGTTTACTCATCCTACTTTAAGGTTCAAACTAATTAATAATTCTATAAAGTTCTTTTCTTTTTGCTTCATTTTAATAGAGGTTTTTCGTAAAGCTTTAAAAATATAATTTTAGAATTAAAACCAACTATAATTTATTCATTTTCTGAAATAAATCCCAAATAACAACACCTGTTGTTACCGATATATTTAAGGAATGCTTGGTCCCTAATTGAGGTATTTCTATACATAAATCGGAAGCACTTACTACCTCTTGCTGCACTCCTTTTACTTCATTTCCCATTACAATAGCATATTTTTCATCTTTCTTCGGATAAAAAGTATCTAATTTTGTGCTGTGTTCGGCTTGTTCAATTGCTAAAACTTTTATACCATCTACTTTCAATTTTTCAACTAAAGTAAGCGTATCTTCCACATATTCCCAAGCAACAGATTCGGTTGCCCCCAAAGCTGTTTTATGAATTTCTTTATTAGGCGGTGTTGCGCAAATACCACACAAATAGATTTTTTCAATAAGAAAAGCATCGCTAGTTCTAAAAACAGAACCAATATTATTTAAACTTCTAATATTGTCTAAAATGACAATAATTGGCGTTTTTTTTATCGTTTTAAATTCATCAACTGTAATTCTGCCTAACTCGTTATTCTTTAATTTCCTCATATCTTGTGAATAAGTTCACAGCAAACTGCTACTAAATACTGCGTACTAATTTTTATCTTCGCAAAACTAACTGAAAATTTCTAAAAACTTGGCAAAACCGAAACCAAAAAAGGTAACTCCTTTAATGAAACAATACAATGCTATCAAGACCAGATATCCTGATGCGATGTTACTTTTTCGTGTGGGAGATTTCTACGAAACCTTTGGTGAAGATGCTAAAAAAGCTGCCGGAGTTTTAGGGATTACCTTAACCAAACGTGGCGCAGGAAGTGAAACAGAAACTGCTTTGGCTGGTTTTCCTCATCATTCTTTAAACACCTATTTGCCAAAGTTGGTAAAAGCGGGCATGCGTGTTGCTATTTGTGATCAGTTAGAAGATCCAAAAATGACCAAAACCATTGTAAAACGTGGTGTTACAGAACTGGTTACACCTGGAGTCTCTTTAAACGACGAAGTTTTACAAACAAAAACTAACAACTTTTTAGCTGCTATTCATTTTGATAAAAAACAACTCGGAATTTCATTTTTAGATGTTTCTACTGGTGAATATTTGGTGGCGCAAGGAAATGCAGAATACATCGATAAATTATTGCAAAACTTTAGTCCGAGTGAAGTTTTAGTCCAGAAACAACACAAACAACAATTTTTAGAACTTTTTGAAAACCGTTATTATACATTTTATTTAGACGATTGGGTTTTTCAAAAGGAATATGCAAACGAAACGTTACACAATCATTTTGAGGTAAAAAGCTTAAAAGGTTTTGGAATTCAGGATTTAAAAAACGGAATTATTGCTGCCGGAGCAGTGATGTATTATTTGTCTGAAACACAGCACAATCAACTAAAACACATTCAGCATATTAGCAGAATTGCAGAAGATAATTATGTTTGGATGGATCGTTTTACCGTTCGAAATTTGGAGCTTTACAATCCGAATTCTATAAACGCCGTAACACTTTTAGATGTTATTGATAAAACCATTTCGCCAATGGGCGGAAGACTCTTAAAACGGTGGTTAGCGCTTCCATTAAAAAATATCGAGGAGATTAAAAATCGTCATGAATTGGTAAAATTCTTCATAGATTCTGATGATTTTTCGAAGACAGTAACGTATCAGTTAAAACAAATATCAGACCTTGAAAGACTGATTTCTAAAGTTGCAACTGGCAAAGCTTCTCCAAGAGAAATTGTCTTGTTAAAAGATTCTCTAAAAGCAATTTTGCCGATAAAATCATCCGCAGAAAGTAGCGAAAACGAGACTGTTAAGGTATTAGGAAATCAATTACATACGTGTACCGATTTAATTGAAAAAATTTATGAAACCTTATTTGACAATGCGCCTGTAAACATAAATAAAGGAAAGGCCATTGCAACTGGAGTTCATCAAGAATTAGACGATTTACGTGCCATTTCCAATACAGGAAAGGAATATTTAGACAATATGCTAAAACGTGAAACAGAACGCACGGGAATTAGCAGTTTAAAGATTTCGTTCAATAATGTTTTTGGGTATTATATTGAAGTTAGAAATTCTCATAAAGACAAAGTCCCAGAAGAATGGATCAGAAAACAAACCTTGGTAAATGCAGAGCGCTATATTACGGAAGAATTAAAAGAATACGAAACAAAAATTTTAGGTGCTGAAGAGAAAATTCAGAAATTAGAGCAAGAAATATTTTCTAAGTTATTACAATATATCATACAATATGTGCAAATTGTTCAAGAAAATGCGCAAATTATAGCAAAAATTGATTGTTTACTCGCTTTTTCTGTATTAGCTATTGATAACAATTATGTACGTCCGATTATGGATGAAAGTACCGATTTAGAAATTAAAAACGGAAGACATCCTGTTATTGAAAAACAGTTGCCAATAGACCAAACTTATATTGCCAATGATGTTGTTTTAAATAGAAATCAGCAACAAATAATTATGATTACCGGACCCAATATGTCTGGTAAATCGGCTATTTTAAGACAAACTGCATTGATTGTTTTGTTAGCACAAATGGGAAGTTATGTGCCTGCTCAAAATGCAAAAATTGGTATTGTAGACAAAATTTTTACACGTGTTGGTGCAAGTGATAATATTTCTATGGGCGAATCTACATTTATGGTAGAAATGAACGAAACAGCTTCGATTTTGAATAATGTTTCTGAGCGCAGTTTAATATTATTAGATGAAATTGGTAGAGGAACGTCTACTTATGACGGAATTTCGATTGCATGGGCAATTTCAGAGTTCTTACACGAGCACCCAACCAAAGCAAAAACATTATTTGCTACGCATTACCATGAACTGAATGAAATGACCACTACTTTTGAGCGCATTAAAAACTTTAATGTGTCTGTAAAAGAGTTGAAAGACAACATTATTTTCCTACGTAAGCTCGTTTCTGGAGGCTCTAATCATAGTTTTGGTATTCACGTAGCCAAACTTGCTGGAATGCCAAATATGGTGATTCACAGAGCAAATAAAATACTAGCACAATTAGAAAAGAATAATAAAAGTGCAGAGGTAAAAGATGCTTTAAAACAAACACAGCATGAAGAAATGCAGCTTAGCTTTTTTAAGCTAGATGACCCGCTTTTAGAAAACATTAGAGAAGAAATTTTAGCAACAAATATAGATACGTTAACGCCTATTGAAGCATTAATGAAATTGAATGAGATTAAACGAATGTTGTTGAAGAAGTAATGGTAAATAATTTAGAACAAGGTTTTTTCGGAATTGGAATTCAGAATGGAAAAACTCCTGAAAATTTAGGTGTTTTATGGCGTTCTGCCCAAAATATGGGCGCTAGTTATATTTTTACCATTGGTAATCGCTATGCAAAACAAGCTTGCGACACGCATAAAGCAATTGGTGCAATGCCTTATTTTCATTACGAGACTTTCGAGGATTTCTTTAACAACCTCCCAAAAGGCGCTATGTTAGTAGGTGTAGAATTAGATGAAAAAGCAGTACAATTAGAAACCTTTGAGCATCCTAGACGTTGTGTTTATTTATTGGGCGCAGAAGATCATGGAATGTCTAAA from Polaribacter sp. ALD11 includes the following:
- a CDS encoding tetratricopeptide repeat protein, whose protein sequence is MKKIFLLILLTINGLSIAQNAAQKTAQNEYLLAENYFREGEYEKATQVFKKLYDSSPFNTTYLGRLISCYQETDQFLEAENLLKSRITANKSQVYLYVYLGYNYEKQLQKEKAQENYTLALNSLDKNPAYGGLIGRLFKDFNLLDDAILAYEKAMEVNKNANYNFQIAQIYGEKGDFKKMFESYIDLVDKNDQYFSLVQRYTSKYITDDAENEANILFRKTLLRKSASNPKDAWNTLLSWLFTQQKDYTKALIQEKALYQRKPDDLSAIFTIGQIAFNNKAFDASQECFNFIIEKSTTKSEVINANLYLVKIAVATKNPGTETLFQHLFTTFGKNAATVNLQVVYADFLTFSENKPAQANSVLEEALSYANSKFDKARIKLKLGDVLVFTGKFNKALIYFSQIQTQLKNHELGQEARFKVAQTSYFKGDFDWAKAQLKVLKSSTTQLIANDAVDLFLKISDNEPVDSIPSGLKQLANAELLAFQNKNEEALTELNNLFVKKDVFINGLIPGEVIYDDVLFFQAKLLIKQQRYKEAIASLSKIIAADNQGFLTDDVYFMMAETYNNNLKNTEKAQEYYQKIIFEHPSSIYLVDARKKYRKLRGDRV
- a CDS encoding DUF4286 family protein, whose translation is MYIYNVTINIDGTAHNEWLTWVESHITAILNTGKFTSAKLTEVLVEEEMGGRTYSIQYAASSREDLDDYYKLHADDFRLAILKKFADKMLTFNTELKIVNEFYPTSVSN
- the rsmA gene encoding 16S rRNA (adenine(1518)-N(6)/adenine(1519)-N(6))-dimethyltransferase RsmA, which codes for MSVKAKKHLGQHFLMDESIAKDIADALSGNGYDDVLEIGPGMGVLTKYLLPKKAKVTVIELDRESIAYLNDTFPLEHIKLDTSKEHFSIVEGDFLRKDIQEMFPKKQVAIIGNFPYNISTQIVFKAIENREFVPEFAGMFQKEVAKRIAEKEGSKVYGIMSVLTQAFFDVEYLFTVPPTVFNPPPKVDSGVIRLIRKKDYSLPVDEKIFFRVVKTAFNQRRKMLRSSLKSFNLSDSLKEDPIFAKRPEQLSVQDFISLTQKLIENGI
- the mgtE gene encoding magnesium transporter, with the protein product MAFEISDEFLEKLVGFIYENNDSEIKQLFEEVHFADIAEVLDEVSFEEAIYIIKLLDSEKTSEILTELDEDTREKILENLSTKEIAREIGEMDSDDAADIIGELSEERQLRVINALKDDELAADIKELLSYEDDTAGALMAKELVKVYETWTVAGCMRRIRGQAQEVTRVHSIYVVDKEDKLVGRLSLKDLIIAKSDQKIADISKSKVDSVNVHEGDEEVAKIMAKYDLEAIPVVDDNNVLLGRITIDDILDVIKEEADKDYQMAAGFSQDVEANDTIWELTKARLPWLILALFGGFISVSILGSFNGAMEKHFELFFFTPLIAAMAGNVGVQSSAIIVQGLANDSLKGSLFKRLLKEILQGLLNGFVLATLLMSAGMLFLGFSFSLGITVAASLVSVIIIASIIGTFIPIILAKRGIDPALATGPFITTSNDILGILIYFSIAKLVLGF
- a CDS encoding response regulator transcription factor — encoded protein: MANKTRILIADDHQLVLQGILCSLKDVGDFELVTTNNCDNAFELIKTHQNKNPFHILFTDLSFDNCNEATNLDGGEELIKAIRNNEIDIRIGVITGHTETNRVYNVISNLNPNAYLLKSKCDATEIGFAVQKMLANDFYYTHEIHQKIMRRNIVQIQMDDVAIQVLKELPNHPKIGNLEGIITKHDGSLLKLRSIETKLANLRTDLNANNNTDLILKAKELGIID
- a CDS encoding tetratricopeptide repeat-containing sensor histidine kinase gives rise to the protein MSSQKKELGKNIDSIAFYLKNAKGADKFPYLKRAVLLSEELKIDSLIKQTSIEYAKQSYFIKDTLGLTFSKNKLLKHFQLKKDSFSLAKAYHLEALNHKIKNNLDSTFYYYHKSKNVSIALKDSLEIGRRLLSMAIIQVKELDFIGCEITTIEGLKYIEPLKKYRTLISLYQTLGNALGHLKKPKEARFYYLKAQKICKFNTVKHRREKNYLNLLSNIGMTYKDEGNLKKAASLFKEGLNSDSLETKHPKQYQALLGNLSAVYFREGKTEKAIEGYKIVLKSRIKTKNLYSQSVSHSFLAEAYLKNKKYSLAKKHAKRGLELGKETRNNKQVLECLEFLSQLTKGETAKKYLKDYIKLSDSLFTRERSLKNQFAKVRYETEKKDIENEYLKEENARKHLELETEKQHKIIGWLLAGVSVLFIGFGLSIVSIRRKKMIFEAKMQQIEAREKERQQIAKSLHDEVAGDISMLHLKLEKTNQLKAAKSLDVIKENVRNLSHQLSSESFDKVPFKDQIINIVSDFFEIDFKIKIIEIDSVLWKAVNNSIKRTLFLSIRESIQNSKKHAQATAITLTFNETKKAVFLTVSDNGIGFDVNSLRKGIGLKNIQERIEEINGVFSIESKLKKGTIINIEIPKSGK
- a CDS encoding RNA methyltransferase, producing MRKLKNNELGRITVDEFKTIKKTPIIVILDNIRSLNNIGSVFRTSDAFLIEKIYLCGICATPPNKEIHKTALGATESVAWEYVEDTLTLVEKLKVDGIKVLAIEQAEHSTKLDTFYPKKDEKYAIVMGNEVKGVQQEVVSASDLCIEIPQLGTKHSLNISVTTGVVIWDLFQKMNKL